The following DNA comes from Salminus brasiliensis chromosome 21, fSalBra1.hap2, whole genome shotgun sequence.
GCAGTTGTAAATTATAATATGATTAGAAATAtcatacataaaataaacagaTTTCTTAGGTCTTAGGTTAAGTGTATGCTTACAGCTGGGGTCCCTTTTCATCCACACCTCCAAAAAGCAAGGCAACACCAAAGGGACGGCTCTGGGTGACAGACAAACAaaatgcttattattattattattattattattattattattattatgagggCTGCCCCTGAAAGCTGCACATTTTTGGAGACATTTTTTTTGGAGAATCCCAGAAAACTTAAATGTGAGCTCTGTCTGCATAAATTCACTTATCAGTCAACAACATTTCACATATTGCTATAGGTGGTCATTCAATCTGGGCAGATTGGGTAAATGGGTAAATTTCTGTCAGGTCTATCATTTTTCTTTCTATATGAAAATAATACAAACCTTGActaatttattttatgtttaaaattttatgttaaataaagaAGCAGGATGATCCTATTAAAGAAGTGATGTGAATGTTTAAActgatataaaaaataaaaacattactttAAACAAATACGCGGCacacattttaaacaaataCGAATATTCCACAAATCCATATAGtactgttttgttgtttttaatgtaacAAATATctataaaatctttttaaatctttttaaatTACCCTCAGTGGCTAGTGATATAAAGAAATGCATTGGAGGCCTTAAATATGGTCATCAAGCTCCATTTTTTACAAAAGGTTTTCTCTTCTAAACCCCTTCTGAAACTAACTTCAAACCTTCAAAACTTCCATTCACAGTTTGTTTGGCCTGAAAAGTTtgtaataatgatgatattATGATGATATGATGCTGTGAATGTGCTTAAAGTGAACTGTGACAAGTCTGTGTGCAACCTCACTAACCATACCAACACTCAGAACTTCATCAGCCCTCTAATGTGTCTCACCATGGCACCAGGGTCTGCGTCCTCCTCTCCAAACTGAAGAGCCAGGTTAGACACCGCCTGAGTCACACTTTCTACCGTCATCGTCTCATTGTAGGTGAACCAGTGGTTCTGCAGTTGGGGAGGGGGAAACAGCACGTCAGACAAGAGACACATTACGTGATGGACAGCAAAGTAGTACTATTGTAGACTTGGATACAAAATTGTGTGTCATTCTAATGGCAAAGAAATGCACTGACCTGTGTTTCCACTCGTGCTTTGTCAATAAGCGTTTTGGCATCAGCTATCAATCCACTCATAGCACAACCTGAGGTAAAAACATCAGACATCAGACTAACTACCACTTTACCAAGGCATCAAACCACTTCCAACAAATATTTCATCCAGCACTTTCTGCTGATACTGTCCCCAATACTGATATGCAAGTGACATAAGTGTTTTTTAATAgtagaataaaaacaaatcattaaataatttataggtTTAAGTGGTTCCCTAAAGATCGACTATAGCTCAACGGATTCAGCACCTGTACAGTGGCTGCCTTACCGATGTGAGTGTCAATCTCTACGATCTTCTCGATACTGCTGGGCTCCATCAATGGCGAGGTGATTCTCTTCTCTACGGCGAGACACACTCCTTCTGACGTTTGGATGCCAATGGCCGTGGATCCTAgctgcaaaacacacaaaatgagAGTGACGGGAAGGTTTAAACAACATTAGAAATCTACTAAGTACTGCTGCACTCGTGACCTTCCATACCAAGACCATTTGGCTTGGCTGTTTTCATAATGCAATGTCTAAAGTGCATTCAACTATAAATGTTTTGGGCATTTGCATTTGGGCAGAAATTTGGtggagataaaaaaataaaaagttgtgATACTTTCATGTTTACCTCCACTAGTGCCAATAAACAGCCCTTTTAAACTTTTACCAGCTTACAGCTGTATAAAATTGAATCTGTATAAATCTATCTGCCACATAATTTTATTACGTAACTGTTATTCTACCCATTACATTGCTTGTACAAAGGCAACACAAAATGCACATACACGTAATTTAAGTACCTTTTCTTTTGCCATTTACTTTAAAAATGCATATCAcaacatattatatatttttaatagtttatttctatGTTTTACATTACAGCAGGTAAAAGCCACTTTCTTTAATAATGCATAAGTACAAAaagttagaaaaaaaaaaaaaactgacacgGCAGAGTCGGATGTGAATAAATTCACTAGGACAGTCTAATCACACCTCTAATCCCATGTGAACACTTCTTAAGTACAACAGACAAGACTTTATATACTGATCATGTGTATTTGCAAAAGCAAACAAATCTGTAATACCTTGATAGCTTCGATGGCATATTCCACTTGAAAAAGTCTTCCCTCTGGAGAGAAAGTGTTCACGCCTCTGAAGACAGAAATTTGTCATGTTAAACAACACATAACAGACTTACTGTGGTCCAGCGTGACTCTGCATCTGATAACAGTAAAAGCTCCCAATTGAAAGTGAAAGTAACTTCTAAAAGGTTTGCAAATCTCACCTGTCGTATTCTGATCTCGTCAGGAACATCCTGAATAAGAAATGTCTAAaaggagacaaataaaacaagcgTTATAAACTTTAACAAACAGAGAAAACACGAAAGAAACTAGTTCACAGTTAAGTTGAGCAAACAGTGCAGCGCTGTTGGCCTGACCGTGCGAAAAAGCCTTCAACCTATCAGAGAAGGACATCGCAGTAGCTGATTGGGCGATTTAGAGACTGGAGGCGGGGCCAGTGCGATTTCTGTCCGCACGATTGGCTGAACGTTCTGTCAGTCACAAAGCGTGCTCCCATTCAAGCAAGCACTTGCTAAATCATCACTCCATTCATAACCGCTTATTAGACATTTACACCAAATCTGAGCGATTTTATTTCATTATGCAGATGTGCACTGCTGGCACAGTGGCGGGAACGCATAACCTGGTCCTTCATACCCCCGCGACCGTtgaatacaagcagagaaaccAGGTGTAGCATAGCCCGCTAACCCCAGAACTCCCAACTCCAGTGAGTCACCGCGTTAGCCGCTCAAGCTCTATTTACAACAACTTCGCTTAGCAGAGCATGGAAATCAGCTCAGAAAGGCTGGGAAATATCGGTAAATCCTCCGAGACTGTAGACAAACACCTGGATTCATAACTTTCCCAGAATAAAAGAGTTTAGAAGGACAAACCTGCGGCTGAAGAGTGAGTCTGCTTGTTTCAACTGTGCAGGAAGCGGGCTTGTGTAACTGCTCCGAAGAAACAACGAGACCCGGGACTTTTTGGTTCCCACGTGCTGAAAAATGATAGAGAACATAATGGCACTTTAGTGtcataatgaaaaaatagatatTTCAGATTACTAAactatgtataataatatacagtaagtattattataattgttgttTTTATCATTGTTTATTAGTCTTTTATCGTtaataatgtgatattttaatcCACAAAAAATATTGCTTTAGTAAGAATGACCTTAGCACCACTATTAGCTTGTGGTGAATCTTCAGCCGGTTAAATTACATGTGATGTATTATGTCATGGTTTTCTGCATGTTGACTACcccacatatacacaaacatttTCAAATGTTAATGTTTCAGAAacttaaacaataataaataataatataatactttataaaaaaaatacacaattaactgtaataaacaaaatatgttATAAAATATGTTACAGCTGACATGGTATCCGTAGATTACTCTATTATGAATATAATATGTAGTCTAAACACTAATACACACGTTATCACTCTAATCACAGAGCACATCACAGAGTCACAAAGGTTTTCAGATCATAAGAGTTCCAGAATAGGTTTTTagtcaccatggcaaccactcaATTTAAAAAGTATCATTCCACTGAACTCAATCAGACGGTGATACTGAGAGAGCACCACCCGCTGCCATTTCACCCACACTTTATTAGCAAGGAGTTTCTGCTCTACAACAATAACTTCATCTCATCCATTCACAATGATGTCCACTTCACATTCAGACTGGGTTAACGGCCGCGGTAGGTCACAGGCTTTCTTACCGCCTTTTCAGTCTTGAGTCTTTTAACCTCTGAGGGTTTACTGGTAGactagtagacactgaatcattaatagtagatactgaatcatgtataacAGTAATGTATAGGagttactggatcatttatagtagacactgaatcatattttaataaatactgaatcattcatagtagatacagaaccACTTAGAGTGGATAATAAATAGGCTATAATGTCTCCCATAATGCACTGTGTTCATATATAATACActgcatattatatatatattcaataattaaaatatgaatggCTTATATGACCGAGAGTTTCCATCTGGTTCAGAATTGAAAGTTCAGTGTTCTGCTGTGTTCCTTACAGGAGTCCACCCAGCCCCTTATTCCAGCCCTGCTGAAGAGCATTCCCTATATCAGCTCCTCATGCCCCTTCTGGATGAAGTAGAGAGCATGCTTCCAGactgggaggaggaggaggagtgggaCGAGGTACGTTTGTTAAACTTTCTTAACTTTTAGAAATGTCTGAATCTGGGTGATCATTTTCTTTGCTATATACTGTAGGACATAGATGAGGAAGACGTGGAGGCTGAGGAGGAAGAGCTTCAGGACAACCAGGCCTCAAGCTCCACGTACTGCCACTCGGCTGTGATTCCGGATTGCGAGGGAGGGGTGAGCAATAGGACAAGAGCCTCATTAGCGCTGTTTAACTGGACTTGGTGGAGAGTTTCTGCAGGTTTTAACTACGGAACATCTAGTACAGCGTCTGTTCCAAGCAATGTGGCGATGTGAGAACATCTGCAGTTATTGGGACACTATGTTATTACCATCTTGTCCACTCCTAGGTTGAAGGCTCGTCCTTCTGCTTTCTGTCCCTGACGGAGTGGCTGAGCCAGATCCGCAGATCTACGCCCCTCAAACGTAGCCATGCTGATGTGGTGatgaaggaagaggaggacTGCCAACCCTGCAAGCGCAGGAGGTCCTGACTCTGATCTCCTCTCTCACATTCCATTTTAACTTCTACTCCTTTTGTATTTGATCATGAACCATTTCTTCATGATCATCTTCCAACCGCTCTATGtctctttaaaataaactgttgttgttgtttataaaCTGGCTGTTGTTGTTACTGAGTGTTTAGGGCTGATGTATGTATACAACCTCTAGTCACAAACAGGAGCTTCAGTATGAGTATTAGAAGTATCAGTAtgaatgagggggggggggtggaaggAGTTAATTGGGCTGGATTCAGTCCATATTGCTCCGCCCACTCATACTAAAGAACAATGTTCACATAAAGCATTAaagtattatataaatattttggaAGCTTGGAAACCCTTCTCAATTAGAAAAGAATGCAAACTCATTTGAACTATAGTGGTCTCCAACTTTTGGACCCCACTGTATCTACAAGTGTAAAAGCAGGGCTAGGGTCAGGTGATTTGTGGAAACCCATCCTTGATTTAACAATCTGTTCCCTCAAGTTAATAAATTATTTCCTCAGTTTCACTAAAGGGGACGCTTTAGTGAAACTGAGGGAGTAATTCAATACGTTGAGGGACAATTTATTAAAAAGAGGGAAGAATTACATAAAATAGAGGGAACAATTTAGTCAGTTTAGGAAATGAATTGTTAACTTGAGGGAACAATTCTTTAAACTGAGAGAAGAATAATGTcaaattgagggaacagtttattaaattgaggaaataatttttaattaatgGAATGATTTATTGAGTTGAGGGAAGAATTTTGTTGAATAAAGGAAACGatcaaactcataaagagggccggctctgtcctggggtgcttcttagacccagtgcaggtggtgggagacaggaggatgacaaccaatctggcatccatgctggagaacagctcccaccccatgcatgagactctggcagcactgggcagctcctttagtgacaggctgcttcaccccaagtgtgtgaaggagcggtatcgcaggtccctccttcctgctgccgtcagactccacaaccagcactgctcccagttgaccacatacacacacatttaaactacacacacatattcagggaacagaggtccctcaatgtaacaatacaatgtgcaataccccccccccacacacacacacacatacacacacatgtgcaattaagagtcaatttgcaattatctgtaaataatctgtaaataatattgttattgctttttttacttctattatttatattgtgtatatagtggtaattatttattagtgtgtattgctatccctttctgctgtgacactgagaatttccccactgcgggactaataaaggactatcttatcttatgttaCTTATTAAATTGAGATAATTATCTAAATtgaaattaaaattaataaattaataattaatcattaataatttaAGGGGACGGATTTATTAAATTTAgctaataaataaagtaatctaCTTTGAAACTtaagggctgtgtgtgtgtgtgtgtgtgtgtgtgtgcgtgtgtgtgtgtgtgtgtgtgtgtgtgtgtgtgtgtgtgtgtgtgtgtgtgtgtgtgtctttaagaGAAAGTCGGCGGATCACGTGGGTCACATCGGGTCAGAAAGTTTTGACATGTTAACCGACACAAATCTTCCCTCCGTCTCCGCGCCACCCACCCCCTGAATGTCACGAACAGACCTCCTTTTTCCCTCCAGAAATCACTGAAACCCCTCTTTCCTGGACGCAGGGTCGCCTTTATCACCAGAGAAGATCAGATTTAGAACCATGGAATTCATTCAGGTAACTTTCTTTGGCTTTTGGCGAAGTTAGTTAGTaggttagcatgtatgctatcGCTAGCTGgctagcctgctagctaagtgagtgagtgagagtactGGGTTCAGCTGCTGTGACTTTAACaaactttacttttttaaaataaaaacactgaatgaggCAAACTAAGCTTGCTGGTTCCTCAAGTTAGCAATGTGGAGTGTTTAAAAAGCCTGTGTTTATTACTTTATGCTCTGTGCAGAAACTGCTGTCGGGGTTCAGACTGGACCTGGGTCCTGTGAAGGAGCCTTTGGGCTTTATTCGAGTCCTGGAGTGGGTGAGTGTCTGATTTCTCATATAAAAAGTACAGATTAAGGTCTTTTGTCgtggtatcagtgttttatACCCATTTTGAAGTCTTTCTGAATCCAGCTTTAGTGAAATAGCAGGCTCTCTGGTCAGCCAGCTGTTGCGCTGTATTGGTGCAGGCTGGGCTGAAActggatccagctgaaagtgGCATGAATAAGCATTTCAATGGCTTTGGCTTTTACAGCTGCTTGACGTCTGAAACCATGCATATGCTTCTTTAGCATAGAAAACACACcctttttttaaaagatgtttCATTTTGAGTGTTTTTCATGGGTAGAAACTTGCTCACTCAAGCATTTTGGGTGACCCACTGATAAACCATTCGACCGTTTATACTGTGGGCCATGCAAATTTTCACAATGCAAATTACAGAAGGCATCTAACCCCCAGAACCGCGGAGAGGCTCTGTACTTGCCTGTCCTTGTGATCAGTAGGTCCACACCTCCATTATTCTCAGTGACCGTCACTGTAACCACCagcgtggttggtgtggcacaacagataacaccactagctgccagtgagctattacaccatgtgggagaccagggttcgattcccagtctgagtAACTGTGggtgctgtgctacactaataagagtccttgggcaagactcctaacactacactgacccacctctgtaatatgagtaaccttgtaagtcgctctggataatcTAATGTAAATAAGATCCTGAGTGGCTTTAGGTTGGTTGGAGGCCaaaaccccccccaaaaaacccaGTTTAAAGGCACGTATGGTGTAAACATACAGCCATGTTGCATAGATTCTCGAATGCACTGTACTACGTATGTACAGTTAGATACAACAGCTTAATAAAGGGATCCAGtgtttacactgtaaatattgTACATTACTTTCACATTcccagtgtatgtgtgtaagtcaACTGTCCGCATAGTAGAAATACTGTGATGGTACAGTAGCTGTCTCCCAGTTTAGTAACATAAAAAATAGATTGTAATGTGAATCCCCTCAAGTAGGAATCAGAATCTAGTACAGAAGATGTGGTACATGTAAGCTGGGGAAGTTCAGACATTTATATGTTGCCCACTATTCTACTACCTTCATGAACTCCTTAATTAGCAGGTGTACAATTTCAGACAGTGCTGAAAATGGCAATGAAATACTTCTACAATAAGAATAAGCAGTATTTAGAAAAGAAAAGGTGAAAAGGCTGTCGTTTTACAAATAGCACAGATTTGCTATCATGTATATTAGACTTTTTAAGATGTACTGGACTCCAAGGCTGTAGTTTTCTTCTGAATGGTTCTGGAAAGCTGGAGTTAATGATCCTAGAAACAAAAGTTCACAGTTTGGCCTCCTTTTGTTTGCTTAAGGCGGGACTGGAAGGTAAATGCTTACCGGCGCTTAGTCTCTTCAGGTTAAGGTGTGGATTCAAGCCTGCACAATTAGCATACAGtgttctatgtagtactagAAAAATAAAGGGTTCGATGACTTGTAACAATAGCAGAGCAATTTTATTATCCAATGTTGTGCAGGCCCGTCTTCTAACATTTGCAATAGTTCTTGTCATAGACCCTTTTTACTGTTATTCTCTAAGCAAAACAGGGGCTAAGTAATACTGAAGACAATTCTATGATTCATTAACCCAGTGGTGAAAttctttttagtcatttttaccaattttcactttttttttggacataATTTACATCTAGCGGTTATTAAACTTTCACGATGAAAAGACCAATCGAAATGTTTAGATGGACATcatttgaaagttaagaaggttgttATGGGTTCTTTAGGAAACGCAGTGGTGCTGCTGTAATTGGTTggaataaatattttacattggtCAACATTGAAAATTaaagtttttccttctcctgttaaGTTATCATTTTGTTTTTTGCGTGTCAGCGATGATATGCACATTTTTCTACTATTAAACACGAGTGCCTTAACATCAGTGTGTTACAAAGTAAAGCCGTGAGCCGAGAAATCAGAGATTGCTGTGTTGGCTTATATGAAGAGGCAGCATCCGTTATTGATTTATGTTAtattttcaaatgtatttacCCCCTAAGCCTACAACATGATTGCAGGTGATTTCATccattttatttttccttttccatGCTATTAATCTAAAGTATATAGGACAGTTAGTACTTAGATATCTAATTTAGGTTCTTAAAATTCTGTGTGAGGCTCCTCGGTCACAAGACACTGCAGTTCCTTCTTCCGTTGTTAGATGGAACTATGGAGCTCACACACGACTGCAGAAACGCCTTAATTCCAGTGTTGTACTTCGCTCCATGTGCGATATTCTGTCAGTTGTGTTTCCACTCTGATCTCCACAGTGAAGTCCTGCACAGGAACTTGCAGCTTTCACAGCTGGTGCTCGGAGTTCCACatcattttaaatgtggtttattGCAAAAAGTTATCGATCGATATAGGCAATCTGTGATCGATATAGGTACTGTTATTGACCTTGACTGATTAGTACTTAAAATATGTCATTTTGTTGCAGAATTAcaatttgtaatgcatatttaaTAGCAGGCCTAAAAAggtaccactactattactgatATTTACAATTGATCTTAACAACTAAACCTGGCCGATTAGCAGATTCTTTCATTAAGTTGGtattaatttctttatttctttcatttttaagcCTTTAAACATTGTAGGCTAAACCTAAACTGTCATATATagtcaacaaaaaaagaaatattggTAAAATTTGTGAAAATGTTCAAAATAAACTAATTCCAGCTTAATTGAATGCATCATTAATTCATGCCATTCACATCAACTGGCTTTAGAGTGCAACACCGTGCACTGCTTTCCACGAAATCCCGCTGGAGCATGCCTGAGAAATTATGTGTTTGTCTTCACTCCCTCTTTACTGTTGTGTCAGCTTCGGGCAGAAGGGGAGTGGTCAGCTACCAGGAAATGTTGTTCATCCTGTTCAAGCCACTAACACGGCTTCATTGTAAGGTAGAATGGAGAGAGGATATGgtttttgcccccccccccccattttgtTTCAGAGGATTATGCACTGAACAGCATAAAAAAACCCTTGGGTGGTCTGTGGTCAtgcattaatatattttttttcttgtaaaacTGTGTATGTTAGCATGTGCAGATTCCAGCCGCTCCCAGACTTCAAACAGTCTGCTTGTCTTCCCAGTGTTTGTGCTGttatggctttctttcattcttgttTCTGCAACCTCTGCAACCTGCAAACTGTTGAGTGTGAAGTTATAGACCTTTGGCTCTTGGAGCCCACATTAATGAGGTCATGTC
Coding sequences within:
- the psma5 gene encoding proteasome subunit alpha type-5 yields the protein MFLTRSEYDRGVNTFSPEGRLFQVEYAIEAIKLGSTAIGIQTSEGVCLAVEKRITSPLMEPSSIEKIVEIDTHIGCAMSGLIADAKTLIDKARVETQNHWFTYNETMTVESVTQAVSNLALQFGEEDADPGAMSRPFGVALLFGGVDEKGPQLYHMDPSGTFVQCDARAIGSASEGAQSSLQEVYHKSMTLKEAIKSSLTILKQVMEEKLNATNIELATVEPGKTFHMYTKEELEDVIKDI